The nucleotide window ACACCCGCTTCTAATGTATATTCTTTGATAATATAATTTATTGCCTCGTCTGAAAAATTGATTTGCTTCTCAGTTACTCCGTGTTCTTTCAGTTGTTTTGGGATAAGGAATTTTTTTGCGATATGTATTTTTTCTTCTTTTGTATAGCCTGAAAATTTCAAAACCTCCATTCGGTCTTGAAGCGCTGGCGGGACTGGATAAAGCGTATTAGCGGTTGTTATAAACATCACATCAGACAGGTCAAAATCTACTTCCAGATAATGGTCTGAGAATGTAGAGTTCTGTTCAGGGTCTAAAACTTCCAGAAGCGCGGATGCCGGGTCGCCTCTGAAATCCTGCCCCAGTTTATCAATCTCATCCATAAGAAATACTGGGTTTTTAGATTTCGCTTTTTTGAGTGATTGGATAATCCTGCCGGGTAATGCACCGATATATGTTCGGCGATGCCCACGGATTTCTGCTTCATCTCGGACACCACCTAACGAGATACGAATAAACTTCCTGCCAAGTGCACGCGCTATTGATTTTCCGATAGATGTCTTACCTGTTCCTGGCGGACCTACAAAACACAGAATCGGCCCTTTTAATTTCTGTGTCATTTTACAGACTGCGAGATATTCTACAACACGCTCTTTAATTTTTTCAAGCCCGTAATGGTCATCTTCCAAAATCGTTTCCGCATGCTCTAAGTCAAGATTATCTTCTGTCTTTGCTGACCACGGTAAAGAAATCAGCCAGTCAATATAGGTTCTGATAACAGTTGCTTCAGGTGAAAACGGCATCATCTTTTCCATTCGTGCGAGTTCTTTTAAGGCGATAGTTTCCGCTTCTTTTGTCATTTTCGTTTCTTTTATTTTTGTACGGAGTTCATCAATCTCTCGGGCGGTATCATCTTTCTGTTTCAGTTCTTTCTGGATTGCCTTCATCTGCTCAGTAAGATAGTATTCTTTTTGCGATTTTTCAATCTGGCTACGTACTCTGGATTGGATTTTTTTCTCAATACTTAAAATTTCTAACTCGCTGTTTAGTAACTCAATAATTTTTTCAAGCCGTAATGCAGGATTGATTGTCTCAAGTATCTGTTGTTTCTGTAAATTTTTTATAACAAGATGCGCACCTATCATATCTGCAAGCCGACCAGGTTCCTCAATTGAACTTAATGCTGTGATTGTCTCAAACGGCAATCGCGGATTCAAGCCGATATACTGCTCAAAAAGATTGATTGTCTGCCGCATCAGTGCTTCAATCTGTGGTGTTTTTTCAATTAACATCTCAAGCACTTCAATATCAACCTGAACATAACCTTTTTGTGGCAGATACTTAAAATTACTCTGTCTTGCACGAACAATTCCTTCAATCAGTATTTTAGCAGACCCATCAGGCATCTTCAAAAGTTGTAACACCTCTGCAACAACACCTATTTCATAAATATCGGCAGGTTGCGGGTCTTCTGTTTGCATTCTTTTCTGTGTTACAAGAAGTATCAGCCGATTCCCAGCCATCGCCTCTGATAATGCTTTCTGCGATTTCTCTCTGCCAACAACTAATGGTAAAACCATATACGGAAATACTACAACATCTCGTACCGGTAGAAGCGGTAATGTTCTCGGAATAATCAAACTGTTTCTATTGTTCTGTGCCATATTTCATTTCCTTTTTTCAATCACTTCATCTATTATACCATAATTTTGGGATTCTTCAGCAGTCATAAAAAAATCACGGTCGGTATCTTTTTCTACCTTTTCAAACAACTGCCCTGTATGTTTAGCGAGGATTTCGTTAAGCCGTTTTTTTACTCGTAAAATCTCATTTGCCTGAATCCCGATATCCGTCGCCTGACCTTGAACACCACCAAGCGGCTGATGAATCATTATCCGCGAATTAGGCAATGCATATCGTTTACCTTTTGCGCCGGCAGAAAGAATAATTGCCGCCATTGATGTCGCCTGACCTAAACAGATGGTTGAAATTCTGGATTTAATAAATTGCATTGTATCGTAAATTGCAAGCCCTGCGGTAACAAACCCGCCAGGACAGTTGATATACAGCGAAATTTCTTTCTCGGTACTTTCTGATTCCAGAAACAACAACTGGGCAATAATGATATTCGCAAAATCGT belongs to Elusimicrobiota bacterium and includes:
- the lon gene encoding endopeptidase La, with protein sequence MAQNNRNSLIIPRTLPLLPVRDVVVFPYMVLPLVVGREKSQKALSEAMAGNRLILLVTQKRMQTEDPQPADIYEIGVVAEVLQLLKMPDGSAKILIEGIVRARQSNFKYLPQKGYVQVDIEVLEMLIEKTPQIEALMRQTINLFEQYIGLNPRLPFETITALSSIEEPGRLADMIGAHLVIKNLQKQQILETINPALRLEKIIELLNSELEILSIEKKIQSRVRSQIEKSQKEYYLTEQMKAIQKELKQKDDTAREIDELRTKIKETKMTKEAETIALKELARMEKMMPFSPEATVIRTYIDWLISLPWSAKTEDNLDLEHAETILEDDHYGLEKIKERVVEYLAVCKMTQKLKGPILCFVGPPGTGKTSIGKSIARALGRKFIRISLGGVRDEAEIRGHRRTYIGALPGRIIQSLKKAKSKNPVFLMDEIDKLGQDFRGDPASALLEVLDPEQNSTFSDHYLEVDFDLSDVMFITTANTLYPVPPALQDRMEVLKFSGYTKEEKIHIAKKFLIPKQLKEHGVTEKQINFSDEAINYIIKEYTLEAGVRNLEREIANITRKVVKEIVAEKKKGTVSITDKNVGKYLGIPKFHTDKKSENQVGIATGLAWTEVGGDTMSIEVSVMKGKGVLTLTGKLGDVMKESAQAALTFIRSNAKKFRIKDDFFKDKDIHVHVPEGAIPKDGPSAGITIATAMLSAITNKPVKKDIAMTGEITLRGRVLSIGGFKEKALAAYRSGIKTVLFPEENQKDMEEMPKEVKEKIKFVTVKTMDEVIEKTLEAKQ
- the clpP gene encoding ATP-dependent Clp endopeptidase proteolytic subunit ClpP — its product is MNPKANLVPMVVEQSSRGERVYDIYSRLLKDRIIFIGSPIDDDFANIIIAQLLFLESESTEKEISLYINCPGGFVTAGLAIYDTMQFIKSRISTICLGQATSMAAIILSAGAKGKRYALPNSRIMIHQPLGGVQGQATDIGIQANEILRVKKRLNEILAKHTGQLFEKVEKDTDRDFFMTAEESQNYGIIDEVIEKRK